In Bacteroidota bacterium, the sequence CATCGGAGCCATAAACGTCGCCGTCTATAAATGCACCTTTAAGCGCCGGAAGACCAGCACCAGGGCCTTTGGCAAAATCTTTCATAACCCGTGCTGGAGCAGCGGGCTCTGTGCTAAAAGCAACAGCTGTTGGGCCGGCGAGGTGGTCGTACAGGTCCTCGTATCCACCCACTTTGTCCATCGCAATCTTCAGTAGCGTGTTTTTAACAACACGGTACTGCACTTCTGACTTGCGAAAGTTTGCACGCAATTCGTTGGCGTGTTCTACAGTAAGCCCGGAAGCATTGGTCAGGTAAACAGCTGAAGCTTCTTCCAACTGGCCAGTTACTTCTTCCAGGATGGCTGTTTTTTGTTCTTTTGTCAGTGCCATATCAGTTCAAATATCTGCTGTGGAGACAGAATGTTCTGTCCAAATTGCTAGCGAATAACGTTGAGGAGCTCTTGCTTATCCAAAGGAATACCAGGCCCCATTGTCGTAGACATGGTTACTGACTTCACATAGGTGCCTTTGGCAGCTGAAGGACGAAGCCGGATGACTTCTTTCAGGAATGCTTCTGCATTGTCCCTAATCTGCTCCGCAGTGAACGATATTTTACCAACCGCTGTATGCAGGATGCCTGTTTTGTCAACGCGAAAATCGATTTTACCCGCTTTCACCTGTTGAACAGCATCGCTGATATTCATGGTTACGGTGCCGCTTTTGGGGTTTGGCATCAGGCCACGGGGCCCGAGTACGCGACCCAGTTTACCAACTGCGCCCATTACATCGGGCGTGGCGATCAACACGTCAAAATCGAACCAGCCATCTTTCTGGATTTTCTCGACATAGTCATCAAGGCCTACGTGGTCAGCGCCGGCTTCAGTAGCTTCGGCCTGTTTCCCAGGGCTTGCCAGTACAAGTACACGTACTTCTTTACCGGTGCCATGTGGAAGGGTTACTGTACCACGAACCATCTGATCAGCGTGCCGGGGATCTACACCCAGGCGCACGTCGATGTCGACTGATTCATCAAATTTTGCTGTTGATAATTTCTTAATCAGCTCGGAGGCACCTTCAAG encodes:
- the rplA gene encoding 50S ribosomal protein L1, yielding MAKRGKRYAQAQKTIEEAGTAFSLEGASELIKKLSTAKFDESVDIDVRLGVDPRHADQMVRGTVTLPHGTGKEVRVLVLASPGKQAEATEAGADHVGLDDYVEKIQKDGWFDFDVLIATPDVMGAVGKLGRVLGPRGLMPNPKSGTVTMNISDAVQQVKAGKIDFRVDKTGILHTAVGKISFTAEQIRDNAEAFLKEVIRLRPSAAKGTYVKSVTMSTTMGPGIPLDKQELLNVIR
- the rplJ gene encoding 50S ribosomal protein L10, with amino-acid sequence MALTKEQKTAILEEVTGQLEEASAVYLTNASGLTVEHANELRANFRKSEVQYRVVKNTLLKIAMDKVGGYEDLYDHLAGPTAVAFSTEPAAPARVMKDFAKGPGAGLPALKGAFIDGDVYGSDALDMLAALKSKDEILGDILGLLTSPMTNVVGALQAQGSNLVGAIKTIAEREEG